From Coffea arabica cultivar ET-39 chromosome 2e, Coffea Arabica ET-39 HiFi, whole genome shotgun sequence, the proteins below share one genomic window:
- the LOC113728942 gene encoding serine carboxypeptidase-like 40 — protein MEIKTTRFILLPALLFILFRVQTFGKTHREADYHHLKARLNPQSNVERSSYFPAFDAPAKPSNQKGLKEKDRIDRLPGQPHVGFKQYGGYITINETAGRAFFYYFVEAQGRKKPEDVPLLLWLNGGPGCSSLAYGAFQELGPFRVGSDGKTLFKNRFAWNYVANVLFLESPAGVGFSYSNTTSDFVSGGDRKTAADNYIFLLNWLERFPEYKNRDFYISGESYAGHYVPQLAHNIVYHNKKANRTIINLKGILIGNAVINDATDDPGMYDYFATHALISPETVKKIHKFCNFSAAELSANCQNILSVADGVFDEVDIYNIYYPRCFDDSLTSVPKRFSILEFDECSEYYGHSYFNHPNVQEALHANVTKIPYDWQPCSDVLQNWTDWQSTVLPFLKEFLANGLKVWIFSGDVDGRVPVTGSQYAIEALNVSIVTPWQPWYRDLEVGGYVQIYQDNLTFVTVRGAGHQVPSYKPDRALSLITHFISGIPFPNH, from the exons ATGGAGATCAAAACAACCCGTTTTATTCTCCTCCCAGCTCTCTTGTTTATACTATTTCGGGTCCAGACTTTTGGGAAAACCCATAGAGAAGCTGACTACCATCATCTCAAGGCTAGATTGAACCCACAATCCAATGTTGAAAGAAGCAGCTACTTCCCAGCATTTGATGCCCCTGCTAAGCCTTCAAATCAAAAAGGGCTGAAAGAGAAAGATAGGATCGATCGATTGCCTGGACAACCACATGTTGGATTCAAGCAGTATGGTGGATATATCACCATCAATGAGACTGCTGGCCGTGCctttttctattattttgttGAAGCACAGGGTCGCAAGAAGCCTGAAGATGTGCCTCTTCTCCTTTGGCTCAATGGAG GTCCTGGTTGTTCTTCTCTTGCTTATGGAGCCTTCCAAGAACTAGGACCATTCAGGGTTGGCAGTGATGGCAAGACACTGTTCAAGAACAGATTTGCTTGGAATTATG TGGCTAATGTTTTGTTCTTGGAGTCTCCTGCCGGAGTAGGATTTTCATATTCTAACACAACATCAGATTTTGTTAGCGGCGGTGATAGAAAAACTGCTGCAGACAATTACATTTTCTTACTAAATTGGCTTGAGAGGTTTCCCGAGTACAAAAATAGAGACTTTTACATTTCTGGAGAGAGTTATGCTGGTCATTATGTACCTCAATTAGCACATAACATTGTTTACCATAACAAGAAGGCGAACAGGACCATCATTAACCTCAAAGGAATCCTG ATTGGAAATGCAGTCATCAATGATGCAACAGATGATCCAGGGATGTATGACTATTTTGCAACACATGCTCTCATTTCCCCTGAAACTGTAAAAAAAATCCACAAATTCTGTAATTTCTCAGCGGCCGAATTATCGGCTAATTGTCAGAACATCCTAAGTGTGGCAGATGGAGTGTTCGACGAAGTTGACATATACAATATCTATTACCCTCGATGCTTTGATGACAGTCTAACCAGTGTACCCAAGCGGTTCTCC ATACTGGAGTTTGATGAATGCAGTGAATATTATGGCCATTCATACTTTAACCATCCCAACGTTCAAGAGGCACTACATGCAAATGTCACGAAGATACCATATGATTGGCAGCCATGCAG tgaTGTTCTTCAAAACTGGACAGATTGGCAGTCAACAGTACTTCCATTTCTTAAAGAGTTCTTGGCAAATGGATTAAAAGTATGGATATTTAG TGGCGATGTGGATGGAAGGGTACCTGTGACTGGATCACAGTACGCAATAGAAGCATTGAACGTTTCAATTGTAACTCCTTGGCAGCCATGGTATCGTGATTTGGAG GTAGGGGGATATGTGCAAATTTATCAAGACAACTTGACATTTGTGACGGTGAGAGGAGCTGGTCATCAAGTACCGAGTTATAAACCTGATAGGGCTCTTTCACTTATTACACATTTCATTTCTGGGATACCATTTCCCAACCATTAA
- the LOC113728941 gene encoding uncharacterized protein, whose protein sequence is MPRSSLTGRLEFDPEIVKTARRLTKETKLLKQQTSAALPYGVEQNFHFGDSSVDLEANLPGPNETMAAQRTLRELATPNVNQQPLCITYTDTEEAFELKSGLIHLLSTFRGIADKAKDWLFYLPSGSITTWEVLKRQILEKFFPTSRAANIRKEIYRVRQANGEILYEYWERFKQLCANCPHHQIPDQLLIQYFYEGLLPMDRSMVDAASGGALVNKTTDEAKRLISNMTENSQQFGVKSEGVTRRVNKVNHSDLVNRLTELTALVRQMAKGQVQAAKACEISAAPEHMTDICPTLQEDPHEQANAMGGLPGPPQWRNDPYAPTYNPGWRNHPNFSYAQKPSGFKQPFQQRQLVQQPSTSDSGMSLKDMVKSLADSTCQMRQDQQRFQQDSQRFQQDQQRFQQETRASIRTLEAQMSQLASSLSNFENSKRKLPTQVIPNPMENVSAITLRSGKELQEYQNAVSKHDLEEQVEEETMKSPTQSLPRKEPRDEPPVVVTPPPPFSSRYAKSRKEEQEQKVFDIFRKVELKGFEKIYMGENVSAVLQQKLPFKHKDPGMFTVPCKIENVKVENALIDLGAAINIMPRSIYNSLNFGSLKETSAIMQLADMSNAYPDRILEDIPVQVDKLVFLADFYVLDMDDDLSVSLLVLLGRLFLMTSKTKIDVYSGTLTMEFDGDIIKFNTCDAIKCSSEAHSIFVIDVIDPFMQQKFELNGRDALKVVINCNFDSHKMSRVAKKFELHPD, encoded by the exons ATGCCTCGATCTTCCCTTACAGGAAGACTCGAGTTTGACCCAGAGATTGTGAAAACAGCAAGGAGGCTAACGAAGGAGACTAAGTTGCTAAAACAACAAACTTCAGCAGCCTTACCCTATGGAGTTGAGCAAAATTTTCACTTTGGTGATTCATCAGTTGACTTGGAAGCAAATTTGCCTGGACCCAACGAGACAATGGCAGCCCAAAGAACCTTGAGGGAGCTTGCAACCCCAAATGTTAACCAACAGCCTCTGTGCATCACATACACTGACACTGAGGAGGCttttgaactaaaatctggGCTGATTCACTTATTATCTACTTTTCGTGGTATTGCAG ATAAAGCTAAGGACTGGCTGTTCTACTTGCCATCGGGGTCCATCACTACGTGGGAAGTATTAAAACGGCAAATCCTTGAGAAATTCTTCCCAACCTCCAGGGCCGCCAACATCAGGAAGGAGATATATAGAGTTAGGCAAGCAAATGGGGAGATCCTCTATGAATACTGGGAGCGGTTCAAACAACTGTGTGCCAATTGCCCACACCATCAAATTCCTGACCAACTGTTGATCCAATATTTCTACGAGGGACTCCTACCCATGGATAGGAGCATGGTCGATGCAGCTAGTGGAGGAGCTCTAGTGAATAAGACAACAGATGAAGCCAAACGGCTTATCTCGAACATGACTGAGAACTCGCAACAGTTTGGAGTCAAATCTGAGGGAGTGACTAGAAGGGTCAATAAGGTAAATCATTCTGACCTTGTGAATAGATTAACTGAGCTAACTGCCTTGGTTCGTCAAATGGCTAAAGGACAAGTACAGGCAGCTAAAGCATGTGAGATAAGTGCTGCTCCTGAACACATGACCGATATATGCCCGACCCTTCAAGAAGACCCCCACGAGCAAGCAAATGCTATGGGAGGTTTGCCTGGACCACCCCAATGGAGAAACGACCCCTATGCACCCACATACAATCCAGGGTGGCGGAACCACCCCAACTTTAGCTATGCTCAGAAACCTTCGGGATTCAAACAACCATTCCAGCAAAGACAACTAGTACAGCAACCATCCACATCTGATTCAGGTATGTCCCTGAAAGACATGGTTAAATCACTAGCTGACAGCACTTGTCAAATGCGGCAGGACCAACAGAGATTTCAACAGGACTCGCAGAGATTTCAACAGGACCAACagagatttcaacaagaaacacgCGCAAGCATTAGGACCTTGGAGGCGCAAATGTCACAACTGGCGTCTTCATTGAGCAACTTTGAGAATAGTAAAAGAAAACTACCAACTCAAGTGATTCCCAATCCAATGGAGAATGTGAGTGCAATTACTTTGAGAAGTGGCAAAGAATTGCAAGAGTATCAAAATGCAGTATCTAAGCATGATCTTGAAGAGCAAGTTGAGGAAGAAACAATGAAATCTCCAACTCAATCCCTTCCAAGGAAAGAGCCCAGAGATGAACCCCCAGTAGTGGTGACACCTCCTCCTCCATTTTCCAGTCGATATGCAAAATCTAGGAAAGAGGAGCAAGAGCAAAAAGTTTTTGACATTTTTCGCAAagttgagttgaagggttttgAAAAGATTTATATGGGAGAAAATGTTTCAGCAGTCCTACAACAGAAATTGCCTTTTAAACATAAggatccaggtatgtttactgTTCCTTGCAAAATAGAGAATGTTAAGGTCGAAAACGCATTGATAGATTTAGGAGCTGCAATAAATATTATGCCTCGTTCCATTTATAATTCTCTGAATTTTGGATCATTAAAAGAAACGAGTGCCATTATGCAACTTGCTGATATGTCTAATGCATATCCTGATAGGATATTGGAGGATATTCCAGTTCAAGTTGATAAATTAGTTTTTCTTGCAGATTTCTATGTGCTAGATATGGATGATGATCTTTCTGTTTCACTCCTAGTTTTGTTGGGCAGGCTATTTTTAATGACatccaaaacaaaaattgatgtttATTCAGGAACCTTGacaatggaatttgatggtgacATAATAAAATTCAATACTTGTGATGCCATTAAATGTTCCAGTGAGGCACATTCTATTTTTGTTATAGATGTAATTGACCCTTTCATGCAGCAAAAGTTTGAATTAAATGGTAGAGATGCGTTGAAGGTTGTAATCAATTGCAATTTTGATTCGCACAAGATGTCAAGAGTTGCAAAGAAATTCGAGTTACATCCAGATTGA
- the LOC113728939 gene encoding serine carboxypeptidase-like 40: MEIKTTPFNLLSALLFTLFLVQTFGKTHIEADFHHLKARLNPQSNVEISSHFPACDSPPKPSNQEGLKEKDRIDRLPGQPPVGFKQYGGYITVNETAGRAFFYYFVEAQGRRKPEDVPLVLWLNGGPGCSSLAYGAFQELGPFRVGSDGKTLFKNRFAWNYVANVLFVESPAGVGFSYSNTTEDFVKGGDKKTAADNYIFLLNWLERFPEYKNRDFYITGESYAGHYVPQLAHNIVYHNKKANRTIINLKGILIGNAVINDPTDSIGMYDFFATHALISPETLQKINKLCDLSHPDASITVECNQTLAVADNAVDQIDIYNIYYPRCFHGGLTSFPKRFNILKFDKCSDYYGYAYCNHPNVQEALHANVTKIPYDWQPCSDVLNDWVDWQSTVLPYLKEFMANGIQVWIFSGDVDGRVPVTASQYAIEALKVSVVTPWQPWFRDWEVGGYVQIYQDNLTFVTVRGAGHQVPSYRPDRALSLISHFISGIPFPNH; encoded by the exons ATGGAGATCAAAACAACCCCTTTTAATCTCCTATCAGCTCTCTTATTTACATTGTTTCTGGTCCAGACATTTGGGAAAACACATATAGAAGCAGACTTCCATCATCTCAAGGCGAGATTGAACCCACAATCCAACGTTGAAATAAGCAGTCACTTCCCAGCATGTGATTCCCCTCCTAAGCCTTCAAATCAAGAAGGGCTGAAGGAGAAAGATAGGATTGATCGTCTGCCTGGACAACCACCTGTTGGATTCAAACAGTATGGTGGATATATCACCGTAAATGAGACTGCTGGCCGTGCctttttctattattttgttGAAGCACAGGGTCGCAGGAAGCCTGAGGATGTGCCTCTTGTCCTTTGGCTCAATGGAG GTCCGGGTTGTTCTTCTCTTGCTTACGGAGCCTTTCAAGAACTTGGACCATTCAGAGTTGGCAGTGATGGAAAGACACTGTTCAAGAACAGATTTGCTTGGAATTATG TTGCCAATGTTTTGTTCGTGGAATCCCCCGCAGGAGTAGGATTTTCATACTCCAACACAACAGAGGATTTTGTTAAGGGAGGTGATAAAAAAACTGCAGCAGACAATTATATTTTCTTGCTAAATTGGCTTGAGAGGTTCCCCGAATACAAAAATAGAGACTTTTACATTACTGGAGAGAGTTATGCTGGCCATTATGTACCTCAATTAGCACATAACATTGTTTACCACAACAAGAAGGCCAACAGGACCATCATTAACCTCAAAGGAATCTTG ATTGGAAATGCAGTCATCAATGACCCAACAGATTCCATTGGGATGTATGACTTTTTTGCAACAc ATGCTCTTATTTCCCCTGAAACTTTACAAAAAATCAACAAACTGTGCGATTTGTCACATCCCGATGCCAGTATTACTGTTGAATGTAACCAAACCCTTGCCGTGGCAGACAATGCAGTTGACCAAATTGACATATACAACATCTATTACCCTAGGTGTTTCCACGGCGGTCTGACCAGTTTCCCGAAAAGATTTAAT ATATTGAAGTTCGATAAATGCAGTGATTATTATGGCTATGCGTACTGTAACCACCCCAATGTTCAAGAGGCGTTGCATGCTAATGTCACGAAAATACCATATGATTGGCAGCCATGCAG TGATGTTCTTAATGATTGGGTAGACTGGCAATCAACCGTGCTTCCTTACCTTAAAGAGTTCATGGCAAATGGAATACAAGTGTGGATATTTAG TGGCGATGTGGATGGAAGGGTCCCCGTGACTGCATCACAATATGCGATAGAAGCGTTAAAAGTTTCAGTTGTAACTCCTTGGCAGCCATGGTTTCGGGATTGGGAG GTCGGTGGATATGTTCAAATTTATCAAGACAACTTGACATTTGTGACGGTGAGAGGTGCTGGTCATCAAGTACCAAGTTATAGACCTGATAGAGCCCTTTCACttatttctcattttatttcaggGATACCATTTCCCAACCATTAA